One Thermodesulfobacteriota bacterium DNA window includes the following coding sequences:
- the polX gene encoding DNA polymerase/3'-5' exonuclease PolX: MKNRELADLFEKMADVLEFKGENPFKVNAYRKAARLLGDLTQDIEEIAESGRLRKIPGIGEGISQKIEEYLKTGRVAKFEEAKKGISDELIAMMEIPGMGPKTLALLHKERRIESLSQLEKALSDGSLLDLPGMGEKKIENIRRGIELLKQSKGRMNLGMAFPVAKRIVEALRKATGSERIQWAGSLRRMREDIGDIDILATGPNPERIIQTFTHLPEVKEILASGETKASVIVEGGLQIDLRVVEEDSYGAALQYFTGSKAHNIRLRGIAKAKGIKINEYGVFKGERKIGGKEEAEVYEALGMVWIEPELREDRGEIEAALEGGLPDLIEESEIRGDFHVHSNWSDGTSPIEEVAEAARKKGYEYVAICDHTRSLRITHGLDETRLTKQMEEIDRLNERLKGFRILKGAEVDILSDGRLDLPDKVLQRLDIVVASVHSGFKQDREKMTRRMVKALENPFVHILGHPTGRLLGSRAPYEVELEEVMAAAKRYGKALELNAYAERLDLNDLHCRKAKEMGVRVAIGTDTHHLDQLWMMSLGVAVARRGWLERRDVLNTLPLKDLLRWCRKG; the protein is encoded by the coding sequence ATGAAGAACAGGGAGCTTGCCGACCTCTTCGAGAAGATGGCCGATGTGCTCGAATTCAAAGGGGAGAATCCCTTTAAGGTGAACGCCTACCGAAAGGCCGCAAGGCTTCTCGGCGACCTCACCCAGGATATCGAAGAGATCGCCGAAAGTGGCCGACTCCGAAAGATCCCGGGGATCGGTGAAGGAATCTCCCAGAAGATCGAAGAATATCTGAAGACCGGGAGGGTGGCTAAATTTGAGGAGGCCAAAAAGGGGATCTCGGACGAGTTGATCGCCATGATGGAGATCCCGGGAATGGGACCGAAGACCCTCGCCCTCCTCCACAAAGAGAGGCGGATCGAATCCCTATCCCAGTTGGAGAAGGCCCTGAGCGATGGCTCCCTCCTCGACCTCCCCGGGATGGGTGAAAAGAAGATCGAGAATATCCGGCGGGGCATCGAGCTCCTCAAACAGAGCAAGGGAAGGATGAACCTCGGCATGGCCTTTCCTGTGGCCAAAAGGATCGTGGAGGCCCTGCGCAAAGCCACAGGTTCCGAAAGGATCCAGTGGGCAGGCTCCCTGAGGAGGATGCGGGAGGATATCGGCGACATCGACATCCTCGCCACGGGTCCGAATCCGGAGAGGATCATCCAGACCTTCACCCATCTCCCCGAGGTGAAAGAGATCTTGGCTTCGGGCGAGACCAAGGCCTCGGTCATCGTCGAAGGGGGCCTTCAGATCGACCTCCGCGTCGTCGAGGAGGACTCCTACGGCGCAGCCCTGCAATATTTCACGGGATCGAAGGCCCATAACATTCGCCTGAGGGGGATCGCAAAGGCCAAGGGGATCAAGATCAACGAGTACGGGGTCTTCAAGGGCGAAAGAAAGATTGGCGGAAAAGAGGAGGCGGAGGTCTACGAGGCCCTCGGCATGGTCTGGATCGAACCCGAACTCCGGGAGGATCGGGGAGAGATCGAGGCCGCGCTCGAGGGGGGGCTTCCCGATTTGATCGAAGAGTCGGAGATCCGGGGAGACTTCCATGTCCACTCCAACTGGAGCGACGGCACCTCGCCCATCGAAGAGGTCGCTGAGGCTGCCCGGAAAAAGGGCTATGAGTATGTGGCCATCTGCGATCATACGAGGTCCTTGAGGATCACCCACGGCCTCGATGAGACGAGATTGACGAAGCAGATGGAGGAGATCGACCGGCTCAACGAGAGGCTGAAAGGGTTTCGGATCCTCAAGGGTGCGGAGGTCGACATCCTGAGCGATGGGAGGCTCGACCTTCCCGATAAGGTCCTCCAGAGGCTCGACATCGTGGTCGCCTCGGTCCACAGCGGCTTCAAGCAGGATCGGGAGAAGATGACCCGGCGGATGGTCAAGGCCCTCGAAAACCCCTTTGTCCATATCCTCGGACATCCCACCGGAAGGCTCTTAGGATCGAGGGCTCCGTATGAGGTGGAACTGGAGGAGGTGATGGCCGCGGCAAAGCGATATGGAAAGGCCCTTGAGCTCAATGCCTATGCCGAACGCCTCGATCTCAACGACCTCCACTGTCGAAAAGCAAAGGAGATGGGCGTGAGGGTGGCCATCGGAACCGATACCCACCATCTCGACCAGCTCTGGATGATGAGCTTGGGGGTGGCGGTGGCCAGAAGGGGATGGCTCGAAAGGAGGGACGTCCTGAACACCCTTCCCTTGAAGGACCTCCTGAGGTGGTGCCGGAAAGGGTAA
- a CDS encoding LamB/YcsF family protein, translated as MQIDLNSDVGESFGAYKLGMDEEVIPYLTSANIACGFHAGDPSVMRKTVALAKRYGVEVGAHPGFPDLIGFGRRNLDATLEEIQDYIVYQTGALQAFVVSQGLRLQHVKAHGALYNMAVANPRIWEAMAEAISKVDKEIILVALASSNNEPLLEMGKRYGIRIAFEAFPDRAYRRDGSLVPRREKGAVIEDHELVAKRALKMAVEGKVVAIDGTEIDLWADTLCVHGDNPAAVQMVRRIREELKASGVNVVSMKWFV; from the coding sequence ATCCAGATCGACCTAAACTCCGACGTGGGAGAGAGCTTCGGTGCCTACAAACTGGGGATGGACGAGGAGGTGATCCCCTACCTCACCTCTGCCAACATCGCCTGCGGGTTCCATGCCGGAGATCCCTCGGTGATGCGAAAGACCGTCGCCTTGGCGAAGCGATATGGCGTGGAGGTGGGGGCCCATCCCGGCTTTCCGGACCTGATCGGCTTTGGCAGAAGGAATCTCGATGCCACCCTCGAGGAGATCCAGGACTATATCGTCTACCAGACCGGTGCGCTCCAGGCCTTTGTCGTCTCTCAAGGGCTTCGGCTTCAGCATGTGAAGGCCCACGGAGCGCTCTACAACATGGCCGTGGCCAATCCGAGGATCTGGGAGGCCATGGCCGAGGCGATCTCGAAAGTGGACAAGGAGATCATCCTAGTCGCCCTCGCCTCCTCGAACAACGAACCCCTTCTCGAGATGGGGAAACGTTACGGGATCCGCATCGCCTTCGAGGCCTTTCCCGACAGGGCTTACCGCAGAGACGGCTCCCTCGTCCCCCGGAGGGAGAAGGGAGCGGTGATCGAGGATCACGAGCTTGTGGCCAAAAGGGCCTTGAAGATGGCGGTCGAGGGAAAGGTCGTGGCCATCGACGGAACGGAGATCGATCTCTGGGCCGATACGCTCTGCGTCCACGGAGACAATCCTGCCGCGGTCCAGATGGTCAGGAGGATCCGGGAAGAGCTGAAGGCCTCGGGGGTGAACGTGGTCTCGATGAAGTGGTTCGTCTGA
- a CDS encoding 4Fe-4S binding protein encodes MEEGLLREEAVREAERCLGLRDCQSCDLCSLLCPDLCITRDEKTGEVQIDLDYCKGCGICAAICPKGAIEMVLEESR; translated from the coding sequence ATGGAGGAGGGTCTTCTCAGGGAAGAGGCGGTCCGGGAGGCGGAGCGGTGTCTCGGGCTGAGGGATTGCCAGTCCTGCGATCTCTGCAGTCTCCTCTGTCCCGATCTCTGCATCACCCGCGACGAGAAGACCGGAGAGGTCCAGATCGACCTCGACTACTGCAAGGGCTGTGGCATCTGCGCCGCCATCTGCCCGAAGGGGGCGATCGAGATGGTCCTGGAGGAGTCAAGATGA
- a CDS encoding FAD-dependent oxidoreductase codes for MVEGRTHRPLLHPSKCRSCDICLRGCPAEWIPEYRKEEESLRGTLYREKMADPPSKGRIPLPPCQEACPIHQDARGYVALIAKGKYREALDLIREVNPLPGVCGYICHHPCEEACLREGVDRPVPIRLLKRFIAEQGRSEQRWKVAGRMRRERILVVGSGPAGLACANDLTLKGFRVTLFEALPVLGGMLRVGIPSFRLPREVLEMEVEGIRRLGVEMEVNRPFRLEGDGTILQRSGFDAIFLSMGAHRSLRLNIPGESLQGVHPGVEFLRKVNLGRKVETGSKVAVIGGGNVAIDVARCLLRLGAKRIDLYYRRSRREMPAIAEEVDQAVREGVRLHFLTAPVRITGRAGRVSGMECIRMRLAEPDETGRRRPVPVEGSNFTVEADMIIPAIGQGIDSRYLKGLERNPDGTVRVDEKGQTNLKGVFAGGDMVTGPGWAIEAIAAGKRGAEAIAEYLR; via the coding sequence ATGGTTGAAGGAAGAACCCATCGCCCCCTGCTCCACCCTTCTAAATGCCGTAGTTGCGACATCTGCCTGAGGGGATGTCCTGCGGAGTGGATTCCCGAATACCGGAAGGAGGAGGAGAGCCTCCGAGGGACGCTCTATCGCGAAAAGATGGCCGATCCTCCTTCAAAGGGAAGGATCCCCCTTCCTCCCTGTCAGGAGGCCTGCCCCATCCATCAGGATGCGAGGGGCTATGTGGCCCTGATCGCCAAAGGGAAGTACAGGGAGGCCCTCGACCTGATCCGCGAGGTCAATCCCCTGCCCGGCGTCTGCGGCTACATCTGCCACCATCCCTGCGAGGAAGCCTGTCTGAGAGAGGGCGTGGATCGCCCGGTCCCCATCCGGTTGCTCAAGCGCTTTATCGCAGAGCAGGGCCGGAGTGAGCAGAGGTGGAAGGTGGCGGGAAGGATGAGACGGGAGAGGATCTTGGTGGTGGGTTCTGGTCCGGCTGGCCTGGCCTGTGCCAACGATCTGACCCTCAAGGGCTTCAGGGTGACGCTCTTCGAAGCCCTTCCCGTCCTGGGTGGGATGCTCCGGGTGGGAATCCCCTCCTTTCGTTTGCCGAGAGAGGTCCTGGAGATGGAGGTCGAAGGGATCCGGAGGCTGGGGGTGGAGATGGAGGTGAATCGGCCCTTCCGTTTGGAAGGAGACGGAACGATCCTTCAGCGTTCGGGCTTTGATGCCATCTTCCTCTCGATGGGGGCTCACCGAAGTTTAAGGCTGAACATCCCGGGAGAGTCCCTTCAGGGAGTTCATCCTGGAGTCGAGTTTTTGAGAAAGGTCAATCTCGGCAGGAAGGTCGAAACGGGCAGTAAGGTCGCGGTCATCGGCGGCGGAAATGTGGCCATCGATGTGGCCCGGTGTTTGCTTCGGCTCGGTGCAAAAAGGATCGATCTCTATTACAGGCGTTCGAGGAGAGAGATGCCGGCCATCGCCGAGGAGGTCGATCAGGCCGTCAGGGAAGGAGTGAGACTTCACTTCCTCACCGCACCGGTCAGGATCACGGGAAGGGCGGGAAGGGTTTCTGGGATGGAGTGTATCCGGATGCGGCTTGCCGAGCCGGACGAGACGGGACGGAGAAGGCCGGTTCCGGTGGAAGGCTCCAATTTCACGGTCGAGGCCGATATGATCATCCCCGCGATCGGCCAGGGAATCGATTCTCGCTATTTAAAAGGGCTTGAGAGAAATCCTGACGGAACGGTACGGGTCGATGAGAAAGGTCAGACGAATCTCAAGGGGGTCTTTGCGGGCGGTGATATGGTGACCGGACCGGGCTGGGCCATCGAGGCCATCGCAGCAGGGAAGAGAGGGGCAGAGGCCATTGCCGAGTATCTGAGATGA
- a CDS encoding 2-oxoacid:acceptor oxidoreductase family protein: MTEIKQIRLSGFGGQGVVLAGLLLGQAGVLEGKYISGSNSYGAQARGSGCKSEIIFSEGPVDFPHLTVADVLVAMSQGAYNTYCTEVRPETGLILFDQTLVEPRADLRVKHLGIPATEVSVKRLKNKQVANIVFLGALIQITKLVSAKALRKAIAMHVSERFRPLNLQALRVGMELGRKVYG; the protein is encoded by the coding sequence ATGACCGAGATCAAACAGATCCGGCTGAGCGGCTTCGGCGGTCAGGGGGTGGTCCTCGCAGGCCTCCTCTTGGGACAGGCGGGCGTCTTGGAAGGGAAATATATCTCCGGTTCCAATTCCTATGGAGCACAGGCCAGGGGTTCGGGCTGTAAGTCGGAGATCATCTTCTCGGAAGGACCGGTCGATTTTCCTCACCTGACGGTTGCCGACGTCCTGGTTGCCATGTCCCAGGGCGCTTACAATACCTACTGCACTGAGGTGAGGCCGGAGACGGGCCTCATCCTCTTCGACCAGACCTTGGTGGAGCCGAGGGCAGACCTTCGGGTAAAGCATCTCGGCATCCCTGCCACCGAGGTCTCGGTGAAGCGGTTGAAGAATAAGCAGGTGGCCAACATCGTCTTCCTCGGGGCCCTCATCCAAATCACAAAACTCGTCTCGGCCAAGGCCCTTCGCAAGGCTATCGCCATGCACGTGAGCGAGCGGTTCCGTCCGCTCAACCTTCAGGCCCTTCGGGTCGGAATGGAGCTGGGGAGGAAGGTCTATGGTTGA
- a CDS encoding thiamine pyrophosphate-dependent enzyme, protein MARALEQYIRPGVKSTPFCPGCGHGILMGLLLRAIDELKMDMKKMLFVSGIGCAAWIPSPHYNGDTLHTLHGRALAFATGAKLFNPELCVVVVSGDGDLSSIGGNHLIHAARRNIDLKVICANNMIYGMTGGQVASTTPHGSKTATTEEGNPYRPFDLCKLVVGAGATYVARYAVTQPVALIQSIKKALRHQGFSFIEVLSPCPTQYGRRNRLDRPDEMIRDLIRRCILEEEAEGMSEEELAEKIITGEFLS, encoded by the coding sequence ATGGCCCGAGCCCTTGAACAATATATCCGCCCTGGTGTCAAGTCGACGCCCTTCTGCCCAGGTTGTGGACACGGGATCCTGATGGGCCTCCTTCTGAGGGCCATCGATGAGCTGAAAATGGACATGAAGAAGATGCTCTTCGTGTCGGGCATCGGTTGCGCGGCCTGGATCCCGAGCCCTCATTATAATGGCGACACCCTCCACACCCTTCACGGCAGGGCGCTCGCCTTTGCCACGGGTGCCAAGCTCTTCAACCCCGAGCTCTGCGTGGTGGTGGTGAGCGGAGATGGGGACCTCTCCTCCATCGGAGGAAACCACCTCATCCATGCCGCCAGAAGGAATATCGATCTCAAGGTGATCTGCGCCAACAACATGATCTACGGCATGACCGGAGGACAGGTGGCCTCCACCACTCCTCACGGCTCGAAGACGGCCACGACCGAGGAAGGAAATCCCTACCGTCCTTTCGATCTTTGCAAACTGGTGGTGGGAGCTGGGGCCACCTACGTCGCCCGCTACGCCGTCACCCAGCCCGTGGCGCTCATCCAATCGATCAAGAAGGCCCTTCGTCATCAGGGGTTCTCCTTCATCGAGGTCCTCTCCCCCTGTCCCACCCAGTACGGGAGACGCAATCGGCTCGACCGGCCGGACGAGATGATCCGGGATCTGATCCGGCGCTGCATCCTCGAAGAGGAGGCCGAGGGGATGTCGGAGGAGGAGTTGGCAGAAAAGATCATCACGGGAGAGTTCCTCTCATGA
- a CDS encoding 2-oxoacid:acceptor oxidoreductase subunit alpha, whose translation MEPRWVDSPLPKGTYYLSGNEASAEGALAAGCRFYAGYPITPSSELMERMALRMRQVGGVFIQMEDEIASISAVIGASWAGAKAMTATSGPGFSLMQESIGYAAFTETPCVIVDVQRAGPCTGQATRVGSGDIMQAKWGSHGDYQVIALSPWSSQEMYDLTVRAFNLSERFRVPALVMADEAIGHLRETIQVASKVEVWDRKKKKGEAPFDTEEEDGVPPMAAFGEGERLSVTGSTHDGFGYRKTDDPEVHAKLVRRINLKILNHKASIIETEFYFLDEAEVGLVAYGFTARTSLYAVKRLRKEGVRVGMMRLKTLWPFPDEEVAEMGRKVKRILVPEMNLGQVAGEIKKYVSCDVIPLNQTNGEVIRPERIIETLKKL comes from the coding sequence ATGGAGCCGAGATGGGTCGACTCCCCCTTACCGAAGGGGACCTATTATTTATCAGGCAATGAGGCCTCCGCAGAGGGGGCGCTCGCCGCGGGATGCCGATTTTATGCGGGCTATCCGATCACGCCCTCGAGCGAGTTGATGGAGCGGATGGCCCTTCGGATGAGACAGGTCGGTGGCGTCTTCATTCAGATGGAGGATGAGATCGCCTCCATCTCTGCGGTGATCGGAGCCTCCTGGGCAGGGGCCAAGGCCATGACCGCCACCTCCGGGCCAGGATTCAGCCTGATGCAGGAGTCGATCGGATATGCGGCCTTTACCGAGACGCCCTGCGTCATCGTCGATGTCCAGAGGGCAGGCCCTTGCACCGGCCAGGCCACCCGGGTCGGAAGCGGAGACATCATGCAGGCCAAATGGGGCTCCCATGGGGATTATCAGGTGATCGCCCTCTCTCCCTGGTCTTCGCAGGAGATGTACGATCTGACGGTCCGCGCCTTCAACCTCAGCGAACGGTTCCGCGTGCCGGCGCTGGTGATGGCCGACGAGGCGATCGGCCATCTCCGGGAGACGATCCAGGTGGCCTCAAAAGTGGAGGTTTGGGACCGAAAGAAGAAGAAGGGCGAGGCGCCGTTCGACACCGAAGAGGAGGACGGCGTTCCTCCCATGGCCGCCTTCGGAGAGGGAGAGCGCCTCTCCGTGACCGGCTCCACCCACGACGGTTTTGGCTATCGGAAGACCGATGACCCGGAGGTCCATGCGAAACTGGTCAGGCGGATCAACCTCAAGATCCTGAACCATAAGGCCTCTATCATCGAAACCGAATTCTATTTTCTCGACGAGGCGGAGGTGGGCCTCGTCGCCTACGGGTTCACGGCCCGCACCAGCCTCTATGCGGTCAAGCGGCTGAGGAAAGAAGGCGTGAGGGTGGGGATGATGAGGCTCAAGACGCTCTGGCCCTTTCCGGACGAAGAGGTGGCTGAAATGGGGCGGAAGGTGAAGAGGATCCTCGTCCCTGAGATGAACCTCGGGCAGGTGGCCGGAGAGATCAAGAAATACGTCTCCTGCGACGTGATTCCCCTCAACCAGACCAACGGAGAGGTGATCCGGCCGGAGCGGATCATCGAAACCTTGAAGAAACTTTAG
- a CDS encoding phenylalanine--tRNA ligase beta subunit-related protein → MRFSIQQELFDLLPDLTIGMVVAVDLHSPKDPGEIDRFLGQVIEALRKGFVSEKAQDHPRIKPWRAALSKVGISGSKFPSSIESMVRRILKGDPFPKINPLVDLYNALSLKHLVPMGGHDLDTVKGNIHLRFAEGWEPFTPMGGGETIIVPKGELVYRDDEEVLTRNWVWRQCEKDKVTERTKKIFIPIDLLGEVGDKAMAEAIIGDLSERISHSFGGRLFSTVLNREHPSQEFFF, encoded by the coding sequence ATGCGTTTTTCCATTCAGCAAGAGCTGTTCGATCTGCTACCCGATCTCACCATCGGAATGGTGGTCGCTGTGGATCTTCACTCCCCCAAGGACCCTGGGGAGATAGACCGATTCCTCGGTCAGGTCATCGAGGCGTTGAGGAAAGGTTTCGTCAGCGAAAAGGCCCAAGATCATCCCCGGATCAAACCCTGGAGGGCCGCATTGAGCAAGGTCGGGATTTCGGGGAGCAAGTTTCCGAGTTCGATCGAATCGATGGTGAGGAGGATCCTCAAAGGAGATCCGTTCCCCAAGATCAATCCACTGGTCGATCTCTATAACGCCCTCTCCTTGAAACATCTCGTGCCGATGGGGGGACATGACTTGGATACGGTCAAAGGCAATATCCATCTCCGATTCGCTGAAGGATGGGAGCCCTTCACCCCCATGGGAGGCGGAGAGACCATCATCGTTCCAAAAGGGGAGCTGGTCTATCGAGATGATGAAGAGGTGCTGACCCGGAACTGGGTCTGGCGTCAGTGCGAGAAGGATAAGGTAACGGAGAGGACGAAAAAGATCTTCATTCCCATCGACCTCCTGGGCGAGGTAGGAGACAAGGCCATGGCCGAGGCGATCATCGGCGATCTCTCCGAAAGGATTTCCCACTCTTTTGGAGGACGACTCTTCTCAACCGTCCTCAACCGGGAGCACCCCTCTCAGGAGTTCTTTTTCTGA
- the mnmE gene encoding tRNA uridine-5-carboxymethylaminomethyl(34) synthesis GTPase MnmE: MDTDPSRAPSTSSEETIAAISTPLGESGIGIVRISGPLSEPILKRIFKPTKETSSFISHRFYYGHIEDPKTGITLDEVLVVLMRAPKTYTREDVAEIHCHGGYLILQKVLELVIGEGARLAQPGEFTKRAFLNGRIDLTQAEAVIDLIKAKTAEGIEIANQQLKGTLFREVCNLREKLLNFLARIEAHIDFPDEEIDEMSIEEVRRELLDLIQMVGDWISTYEEGSIFREGISCAIIGKTNVGKSSLLNVLMNQDRAIVTPIPGTTRDVIEEVLNIQGIPVRLMDTAGLRKTRDSIEQEGVLRAKEKAATADLILLVLDGSQPLEPDDFEIAAEIEGKKKVVVLNKRDLPMRVSMEALKNRFPHDPIVSISALKKEGIEDLKRTVFDLMVRRGVRATPEHLIIANLRHKKILLEVKESLLRAVKGLEEGVSFEFIALEIRSALLSLGEMVGETTPEDVLNRIFEQFCIGK; encoded by the coding sequence ATGGATACGGATCCATCAAGAGCTCCATCCACTTCTTCCGAAGAGACGATCGCAGCCATATCGACCCCCCTCGGCGAGAGCGGTATCGGAATTGTCCGCATAAGCGGACCGCTGTCCGAACCCATTCTCAAAAGGATTTTTAAGCCTACCAAAGAGACCTCCTCCTTCATCTCTCATCGCTTCTATTATGGTCATATCGAAGACCCCAAGACGGGTATCACTTTAGATGAAGTTCTGGTTGTCTTGATGAGGGCACCGAAGACTTATACCCGAGAGGATGTTGCTGAGATCCATTGCCACGGAGGCTATCTCATCCTCCAGAAAGTCTTGGAGTTGGTCATAGGAGAAGGGGCGAGGTTGGCCCAACCCGGAGAGTTCACAAAAAGGGCCTTTCTTAATGGCCGCATCGACCTCACTCAGGCCGAGGCGGTCATCGATCTCATCAAAGCGAAGACGGCCGAGGGGATCGAAATTGCCAACCAACAGCTCAAAGGAACGCTATTCAGGGAAGTCTGTAACCTCAGGGAGAAATTGTTAAACTTCCTTGCCAGGATAGAGGCCCATATCGATTTTCCCGACGAAGAGATCGACGAGATGTCGATAGAGGAGGTGAGGAGGGAACTTCTCGACCTTATTCAAATGGTTGGGGATTGGATATCCACCTACGAGGAGGGTTCGATCTTCAGGGAGGGGATTTCCTGCGCCATCATCGGAAAGACCAATGTAGGCAAGTCAAGCCTTCTCAACGTCTTAATGAATCAAGATCGAGCAATCGTGACCCCTATTCCAGGAACGACCAGGGACGTGATCGAGGAAGTTCTCAACATCCAGGGAATCCCCGTTCGTCTTATGGACACTGCAGGGTTGAGAAAGACGAGGGATTCGATCGAACAGGAGGGCGTCCTTCGAGCGAAAGAGAAGGCCGCAACCGCCGACCTCATCCTCCTCGTCCTGGATGGAAGCCAACCCCTCGAACCGGACGATTTTGAGATTGCGGCCGAAATCGAGGGAAAGAAGAAGGTGGTTGTCTTGAACAAAAGGGATCTTCCAATGAGGGTTTCGATGGAGGCGCTTAAGAATCGATTTCCTCATGATCCCATCGTTTCGATCTCTGCGCTGAAAAAAGAGGGGATCGAGGATTTGAAAAGGACTGTCTTCGATCTGATGGTCAGACGAGGGGTGAGGGCGACCCCTGAACACCTTATCATTGCCAACCTGAGACATAAAAAGATTCTTTTAGAGGTAAAAGAGAGTCTCTTAAGAGCTGTAAAAGGGCTCGAAGAAGGGGTCTCCTTTGAGTTCATAGCGTTAGAAATTAGATCTGCCCTCCTTAGCCTTGGGGAGATGGTGGGAGAGACAACCCCAGAGGATGTCCTAAATAGAATTTTCGAACAATTCTGCATAGGTAAATGA
- a CDS encoding KH domain-containing protein, with translation MGFQSLVEVSLNEEGLFFNLKGDREGVLIGKHGRTLDSLQFLFNRMVNKRLKENIKVFLDINGYKARRIDSLTKMALRLGEKVKREGQPLAIGPYTPHDRRIIHLALKNDPAIETVSLGDGEMKKIRILPKSKGL, from the coding sequence ATGGGATTCCAATCCTTAGTGGAGGTCTCCCTCAATGAGGAAGGCCTCTTCTTCAACCTGAAGGGAGACCGGGAGGGGGTTTTGATCGGCAAACATGGACGGACGCTCGACTCCCTCCAATTTCTATTCAACCGAATGGTGAATAAGAGGCTTAAGGAAAACATAAAGGTTTTCCTTGATATTAACGGATATAAGGCGAGGAGGATTGACTCCCTCACCAAGATGGCCCTCCGACTTGGGGAGAAGGTGAAAAGGGAAGGCCAACCGCTCGCCATCGGTCCCTATACTCCTCATGATCGGAGGATAATCCACCTGGCCTTGAAGAACGATCCGGCCATTGAGACGGTTAGCCTCGGCGATGGCGAGATGAAAAAGATTAGGATCCTTCCTAAGAGTAAAGGCCTTTGA